Proteins found in one Sardina pilchardus chromosome 3, fSarPil1.1, whole genome shotgun sequence genomic segment:
- the eftud2 gene encoding 116 kDa U5 small nuclear ribonucleoprotein component, which yields MEADLYDEFGNYIGPELDSDEDDDLEAEDRDIDEVDEDDEDEPGEGDEDVPSMEVVLHEDKKYYPTAEEVYGPEVETIVQEEDTQPLTEPIIKPVKTKQFTLMEQELPATVYDMEFLADLMDNPELIRNVTLCGHLHHGKTCFVDCLIEQTHPEIRKRDDADLRYTDILFTEQERGVGIKSTPVTMVLPDSRDKSYLFNIMDTPGHVNFSDEVTAGIRLSDGIVLFIDAAEGVMLNTERLIKHAVQERLAITICINKIDRLIVELKLPPTDAYYKLRHIVDEVNGMLSTYSTDESLVVSPLLGNVCFATPQYSTCFTLASFAKIYSDTYGDVNYTEFAKRLWGDIYFNPKTRKFTKKAPTSNSQRSFVEFVLEPLYKILSQVVGDVDTSLPRVLDELGIHLTKEELKLNIRPLLRLVCNRFFGEFTGFVDMCVQHIPSPQTGARAKIEHSYTGGLDSDLGEAMTECDPDGPLMCHTTKMYSTDDGVQFHAFGRVLSGTLQAGQPIKVLGENYSLEDEEDSQVCTVGRLWISVARYQIEVNRVPAGNWILIEGCDQPIVKTATITEPRGNEEAQIFRPLKFNTASVIKIAVEPVNPSELPKMLDGLRKVNKSYPSLTTKVEESGEHVILGTGELYLDCVMHDLRKMYSEIDIKVADPVVTFCETVVETSSLKCFAETPNKKNKITMIAEPLEKGLAEDIENEVVQITWNRKKLGEFFQTKYDWDLLAARSIWAFGPDTTGPNILVDDTLPSEVDKALLGSVKDSIVQGFQWGTREGPLCDEPIRNVKFKILDAVIAQEPLHRGGGQVIPTARRVVYSAFLMATPRLMEPYYFVEVQAPADCVSAVYTVLARRRGHVTQDAPIPGSPLYTIKAFIPAIDSFGFETDLRTHTQGQAFALSVFHHWQIVPGDPLDKGIVIRPLEPQPAPHLAREFMIKTRRRKGLSEDVSISKFFDDPMLLELAKQDVMLNYPM from the exons ATGGAGGCAGATCTCTATGATGAGTTTGGTAATTACATCGGTCCAGAGCTGGACTCAGACGAGGATGATGACCTGGAGGCTGAGGATCGGGACATTGACGAG gttgatgaagatgatgaagatgagccaggagagggggatgaagatgTCCCTAGCATGGAGGTGGTCCTGCATGAGGACAAGAAATATTACCCCACAGCTGAGGAGGTGTATGGACCGGAAGTGGAGACTATCGTCCAAGAGGAGGACACGCAACCTTTAACAG AGCCCATTATTAAGCCTGTTAAAACCAAACAGTTCACACTCATGGAGCAGGAGTTGCCAGCAACTGTCTATGACATGGA GTTCTTGGCTGATCTGATGGACAATCCAGAACTGATCAGGAACGTCACGCTGTGTGGTCATCTGCATCATGGAAAG ACATGCTTTGTGGACTGCTTGATTGAACAGACTCACCCGGAAATCCGGAAGAGAGATGATGCAGAT CTTCGTTACACAGACATCCTCTTCACTGAGCAGGAG AGAGGAGTTGGAATCAAGAGCACCCCTGTCACAATGGTACTTCCTGACTCCAGGGATAAATCGTACCTGTTCAACATCATGGACACACCAG GTCACGTGAACTTCTCCGACGAAGTGACCGCGGGGATCCGCCTCTCAGACGGGATCGTGCTCTTCATCGATGCTGCAGAGGGC gtGATGTTGAACACAGAGCGTCTGATCAAGCACGCCGTGCAGGAGCGCCTGGCCATCACCATCTGCATCAACAAGATCGACCGTCTGATCGTGGAGCTCAAGCTGCCCCCCACCGACGCCTACTACAAGCTGCGCCACATCGTGGACGAGGTCAACGGCATGCTCAG CACGTACTCCACAGACGAGAGCCTGGTGGTGTCTCCTCTCCTGGGGAACGTGTGCTTCGCCACCCCTCAGTACAGCACCTGCTTTACACTCGCCTCCTTCGCCAAGATCTACTCAGACACATATG GTGATGTCAATTACACAGAGTTTGCCAAGAGGCTGTGGGGTGACATTTACTTCAACCCAAAAAC acgGAAGTTCACCAAGAAGGCTCCCACCAGTAACTCACAGCGCAGCTTTGTGGAGTTTGTGCTGGAGCCGCTCTATAAGATCCTGTCTCAG GTGGTGGGGGACGTGGACACGTCTCTGCCGCGAGTGCTGGACGAGCTGGGCATCCACCTGACCAAAGAAGAGCTCAAGCTCAACATCCGACCACTGCTCCGCCTCGTTTGCAACCGATTCTTTGGGGAGTTCACag GTtttgtggacatgtgtgtgcagCACATCCCGTCTCCTCAGACAGGAGCTCGAGCCAAGATCGAGCACAGCTACACAGGCGGCCTGGACTCTGACCTGGGGGAGGCAATGACCGAGTGTGACCCAGAT gGCCCTCTCATGTGCCACACCACCAAGATGTACAGCACTGATGACGGGGTCCAGTTCCACGCCTTTGGTCGCGTTCTAAGTGGAACCCTGCAAGCGGGTCAGCCCATCAAGGTTCTGGGGGAGAACTACTCgttggaggatgaggaggactcGCAGGTCTGCACCGTCGGCCGCCTCTGGATCTCAGTTGCCAG GTACCAGATCGAAGTGAATCGTGTCCCAGCAGGAAACTGGATCCTAATTGAAGGTTGTGATCAGCCAATCGTGAAAACAGCCACCATCACAGAACCTCGAGGAAATGAAGAG GCTCAGATCTTCAGGCCGCTGAAGTTTAACACTGCCTCAGTGATCAAGATCGCCGTGGAGCCCGTCAATCCGTCTGAGCTGCCCAAGATGTTGGACGGTCTCAGGAAAGTCAACAAGAGCTACCCCTCGCTGACCACTAAG gttgaGGAGTCTGGGGAGCATGTCATCTTGGGAACAGGTGAGCTCTACCTGGACTGTGTGATGCACGACCTGCGCAAGATGTACTCCGAAATTGACATCAAG GTGGCTGACCCTGTGGTGACCTTCTGTGAGACGGTTGTCGAGACCTCGTCACTGAAGTGTTTCGCCGAAACGCCAAACAAAAA GAATAAGATCACCATGATTGCGGAGCCGCTGGAGAAGGGCCTGGCGGAGGACATTGAGAACGAAGTGGTGCAGATCACCTGGAACAG AAAGAAGTTGGGAGAGTTTTTCCAGACCAAGTACGACTGGGATTTGCTAGCTGCTCGTTCCATCTGGGCCTTTGGGCCCGACACCACTGGCCCCAACATTCTAGTAGACGACACTCTGCCCTCTGAG gtggataAAGCTTTGCTGGGCTCCGTGAAGGACAGCATCGTTCAGGGATTCCAGTGGGGAACGAGAGAGGGACCACTGTGTGATGAAC CCATCCGTAATGTGAAGTTTAAGATCCTGGACGCAGTGATCGCCCAGGAGCCGCTGCACAGAGGTGGAGGACAGGTCATCCCCACCGCCCGGCGAGTGGTCTACTCCGCCTTCCTCATG GCCACACCTCGGTTGATGGAGCCATACTACTTTGTGGAGGTTCAAGCCCCAGCTGATTGTGTGTCGGCAGTGTACACTGTACTCGCAAGGAGAAG AGGGCACGTGACTCAGGACGCTCCCATCCCCGGCTCTCCCCTGTACACCATCAAGGCCTTCATCCCTGCCATCGACTCCTTCGGCTTTGAGACGGACTTGCGGACGCACACTCAGGGACAGGCATTTGCGCTGAGCGTGTTCCACCACTGGCAG atTGTCCCGGGTGATCCCCTGGATAAGGGGATTGTGATTCGTCCCCTGGAGCCCCAGCCTGCCCCTCACCTGGCCCGGGAGTTCATGATCAAAACACGCCGACGCAAG gGCTTGAGCGAGGATGTGAGTATCAGCAAGTTCTTCGACGATCCTATGTTGTTGGAGCTGGCCAAACAGGACGTGATGCTCAACTACCCCATGTGA